The DNA region TaaataacaacaacaaaaaaaaattacattggAAAGTGAATACCTCCGCTCCATTACAATTAGAACAAATAAAAAGATGTAATTGTTTTGCTTGATCATTAGTCATATCAACACAAAAAGGATGGTACCTACAGAAAGAGAAAGTAGATAATAACATCTCACATTTGAACAAGTAAATCTTAAGCTCACTTATAGAGCAAATTACTAATTACCCAAAAATGGTGTTCCAAATTCTAACCCTAAAATtcatttggtatatatatatatatcaacaaatGTTTTGAAAAACTAGACATATTATTACCAGTTTTTGCATTCCTCACACTGCACCATCAGAAGGTCGGGGTTTTCGGGCAATTTGCATTTACAATACCTTGAAAATATAAGATCAATCAATCACAGaaactacaaaatatataacaagTTAGACAGAACCAAACACAATATATACTTACACTACAACACGGCTAGGTAAAACAAGACCGTTTGCAGCTTTGTATTCAAATCGACAATAGTAATCCTCAGCTCCAGCGTTCTCTAGCTGGGTGTAATTCTTCAAAGAATGAACCATACACTTACCTTGAATCGTGTAAGCACTCTGAATGTCATAGTGGTCAGACAAGAACAGTTCTTTCTCACCATGGAATTGTTTAC from Impatiens glandulifera chromosome 5, dImpGla2.1, whole genome shotgun sequence includes:
- the LOC124940736 gene encoding chromatin remodeling protein EBS-like, coding for MAKIRPVKRNLDSYSISDTNTVVKPGDNVLLRSPESNTTPYVAKIKKIQIDNGNDVTVQVRWYYRPGDSIGGRKQFHGEKELFLSDHYDIQSAYTIQGKCMVHSLKNYTQLENAGAEDYYCRFEYKAANGLVLPSRVVVYCKCKLPENPDLLMVQCEECKNW